A stretch of DNA from Bacillota bacterium:
GGCTTGCTGAAAGAATATGCCGATTTCTACGACAACCACTTCTACTGCGACCTGCCGTTCCTGCGTCCTCTGTTTGATTATTTCGCACCGCGCGGGCGCGAACCCATGCCCTGGCTGTTCGGCGAGTACTGCGATTGTGACACCTACCGAGATTTGCCGGCTCTTCTGCAGGCAAACGGCGGCGTCGCGCCCTGGTGGGCAACAGAAGACGAGGATATCAACCCTCGTGGCTTACGACCGGACGTCTACGTCATCCAGCAGCTGCACCGGCTGAATCAGGACGGATTTTTTACGGATGACCGTGACGCCCTCAAGTTCTCTTCCGAACAACAGGCGATGTTCCACCGCAAGGTGACCGTAGAGACGACACGCCTGTACCGTGAGATTAGCGGCTATGTGATTACCAGCATCAGCGATACGCCTATCGCTACGTCCGGCATCTTTGACGACTCTGGCAGACCCAAGTGGGATGCCTCAGAGTGGCGGAAGTTCAACGCTGATGATGTGCTGTTGCTGCAGTTCCATCGCAGAAGGGATTGGTTCAACGGCGGCGACCGCCCGTCGTACGTGGACTGGTGGAACTTCTTCAGTAACGATACCGTTGTCGCTCATGTCGCTCTTTCCCATTACGGGCGGTGCGATTGCAGGGGAACTCTGCACTGGAGCCTGTGTGACGAACACGGACGGACGTTGCTGCAGGGTGAGCATGGCATACAGTCGCCGATACGTGCTGGCTCGCTTGCGCCGGTGGCGGCGCTGGAGCTGAGAATGCCCGAGGTGAGCCAGATGCAACCACTCACCCTCTACTGCGCCCTGAAGACGGACGGGGGAGAGGTCATACAGAACGATTGGGAACTCTGGTGTTATCCGCAGGTGGATAGCAGCGTTCTGAGCCAGTGGGCGGTGTATGACCCTCACCACAAGCTGCGCGGAGCGGAGAAACTGGACTGGGAGGTGAAGCGCGTCGGCGAAGGGGAAATCGGGCAGCAGAGGCAACTCATCGCCTCGGCGTGGCATCCGGCGTTGCTGGATGCGCTGCGTCAGGGGGCAAGGGTGGTGCTCTTTCAGCACCAGCATGATGGCTTGCCTGCAGAGGGATTGCCCTTCTGGCGCGAGGCCTTGAGGCACTTTGTGCCTCATCCCCTCTGGAAGCGGTTCCGCCAGAAGGGGTATACCGGCTCGCAATTTATGGGTTTGACCTGCGACTGTGCGCTGGTGACTGGGCAGCTGCAGGAGATGCTGGGGGCAGATGCCGTGGTGCAACCCGTCCTGCGCCGGGTGGACGCCCGATCGTGGCGGGTGCATGACTACATCGTGGACATCACTCTGGGCGAAGGCAGGATGCTTGCGACCACCCTGCGCATCGCGGGTGGTCTGGGTGATGCGCCGTCGGGCATCGAGCGCAACGTGGCGGGGCTGTGGTTGCTGTATAGCATGACAGAACTGCTGACGGAATGACGAACTGAAACCTGTATCGCAGAATGCAGATATGCTGAATACCGGGATAAGAGGGAGGAAATGCCAAAAGATCCAAGCATTCGAAAAGTGATGGTCATCGGTTCGGGACCGATTGTCATCGGTCAGGCGGCGGAGTTCGACTATTCGGGCACGCAGGCGTGCCGCGCTCTGAAAGAGGAGGGCGTGCAGGTAGTGCTTATCAACTCGAACCCCGCGACCATCATGACCGACACCGAGATTGCCGACCGCGTCTATATCGAGCCGTTGACGATAGATTTTGCCGAGCGGGTTATCGCGCGGGAGCGACCGGACGGACTGCTTCCCACGCTGGGGGGACAGACGGGCTTGAACCTTGCCGCGCAGCTGGCGGAGGCGGGCGTTCTCGAAAAGTATGATGTGCGTTTGCTGGGCACGCCGCTCTCCGCCATCCAGAAGGCTGAAGACCGCGAGCTGTTCCGTGAGACAATGAAAGCCATCGGCGAACCAGTGCCCGAGTCGTGGATTGTGGAAAGCGACGAGCAGCTGCAGGAAGTGGCGAAAATCTGCCCCTATCCGGCGATTGTGCGTCCCGCCTACACGCTGGGCGGCACGGGCGGTGGCATCGCCTACAGCGAAGAAGAGCTGCTTCACATCGGTCAGCTGGGCATGAATCTGTCCATGCGCCATCAGGTGCTGGTGGAGCGGTGCTTGCTAGGCTGGAAGGAGATCGAGTACGAGGTGATGCGGGACGGCGCGAACACCTGCATCACCGTGTGTAACATGGAGAACCTGGACCCGATGGGCGTGCACACGGGCGACAGCATCGTGGTTGCGCCCAGCCAGACACTCAGCGATAAAGAGTACCACATGTTGCGCACCGCCTCACTCAACATCATCCGCGCGCTGGGCATCGAGGGCGGCTGCAACGTGCAGCTGGCGTTAGACCCGAACAGCTTCCAGTATTACGTCATCGAGGTGAACCCGCGTGTGTCGCGTTCCTCTGCGCTGGCGTCTAAGGCAACGGGCTATCCCATCGCGCGGGTGGCAGCCAAAATCGCGATTGGGTTGCATCTGGACGAAATCGAGAACGCGGTCACCAAAAAGACGAAAGCGTGCTTTGAGCCCGCGCTGGACTATGTGGTGGTGAAGTTCCCGCGCTGGCCGTTTGACAAGTTCGTCACCGCTGACCGGCGTATCGGCACGCAGATGAAGGCGACGGGCGAGGTGATGGCGATAGACCGCACCTTTGAGGGCGCGCTGATGAAAGCCATCCGCAGTCTGGAAATCGGCGCGACGGGGCTGACGCGACGCGGTACCGCCGCGCTGTCCGACATGCAGATTGAAGAGGGTTTAGCGGTAGCGACCGACGAACGTATCTTCATCGTCGCCGAAGCGTTCCGGCGTGGCATGATGGTGGAAGAGGTGGCGCAGCTGTCGAATATTGACCCCTGGTTCCTCGAGAAAATCCGGCAGCTGGTGGAGATGGAGACCCGCCTGCGCCTGCACGCCCGCGAACTGCGCGAGCTGGTGCACAACCCGTGCGACCAGCATCCGGCAGCGGAACTGCTTCGTCTCGCCAAAGGCAAAGGTTTTCCCGATGCCATGCTGGCGGACATCGCGGGGGTGGACGAACTGGAACTGCGTCGCGCCCGCAAGGCACTGGGCATTGAACCCGTCTACAAGATGGTGGACACCTGCGCCGCCGAGTTCGAGGCAGAGACGCCCTACTACTATTCCTCCTACGAGCAGGGAGAGAGCGGGTAGAGAGGCTCAGGGGGCGACTTGCCCCCTGAGTTGATGTTGGTCTTGCCTCATGGAGCCGGAGGAGGTACCACGTCAATGTAGAGAGTGATGGTAGGGGGGTCTTGGGGGAC
This window harbors:
- the carB gene encoding carbamoyl-phosphate synthase large subunit, translated to MPKDPSIRKVMVIGSGPIVIGQAAEFDYSGTQACRALKEEGVQVVLINSNPATIMTDTEIADRVYIEPLTIDFAERVIARERPDGLLPTLGGQTGLNLAAQLAEAGVLEKYDVRLLGTPLSAIQKAEDRELFRETMKAIGEPVPESWIVESDEQLQEVAKICPYPAIVRPAYTLGGTGGGIAYSEEELLHIGQLGMNLSMRHQVLVERCLLGWKEIEYEVMRDGANTCITVCNMENLDPMGVHTGDSIVVAPSQTLSDKEYHMLRTASLNIIRALGIEGGCNVQLALDPNSFQYYVIEVNPRVSRSSALASKATGYPIARVAAKIAIGLHLDEIENAVTKKTKACFEPALDYVVVKFPRWPFDKFVTADRRIGTQMKATGEVMAIDRTFEGALMKAIRSLEIGATGLTRRGTAALSDMQIEEGLAVATDERIFIVAEAFRRGMMVEEVAQLSNIDPWFLEKIRQLVEMETRLRLHARELRELVHNPCDQHPAAELLRLAKGKGFPDAMLADIAGVDELELRRARKALGIEPVYKMVDTCAAEFEAETPYYYSSYEQGESG